In Stenotrophomonas sp. ESTM1D_MKCIP4_1, a single genomic region encodes these proteins:
- a CDS encoding rhamnogalacturonan acetylesterase, with translation MRLLPVLLALTVAGAAHATVDPSISDRPAPTPIRASKIVLVGDSTTAVQGGWGPRFCADHVTSFAACLNLARGGRSTYNYRAEGSWALVEAEMRTPGYAATWVLIQFGHNDQPGKPGRSTDLQHEFPDNLRRYVQQVRAAGAKPVLLTPLTRRQFVDGALVDDLAPWADSVRTVARELRVPLVDLHARSRALVQALGPVPAMQLAQALATQAQVASALDGTTVGASPVQAGATAAAQNAALEPMGQAKRAFDYTHLGDAGAQVFATLVATELAREVPELRAVLLP, from the coding sequence ATGCGCCTGCTGCCTGTCCTGCTTGCACTGACCGTGGCCGGCGCCGCGCACGCCACGGTTGATCCTTCCATCAGCGATCGTCCTGCACCCACGCCGATCCGCGCCAGCAAGATCGTGCTGGTAGGCGATTCCACCACCGCCGTGCAGGGCGGCTGGGGGCCGCGCTTCTGCGCCGACCACGTGACCTCGTTCGCCGCCTGCCTGAACCTGGCGCGCGGTGGGCGCAGCACGTACAACTACCGCGCCGAGGGCTCGTGGGCGCTGGTCGAGGCGGAGATGCGCACACCGGGCTATGCCGCCACCTGGGTGCTGATCCAGTTCGGCCACAACGACCAGCCGGGCAAGCCGGGGCGCTCGACCGACCTGCAGCATGAGTTCCCCGACAACCTGCGCCGCTACGTGCAGCAGGTGCGTGCGGCCGGTGCGAAGCCGGTGCTGCTGACGCCACTGACCCGCCGCCAGTTCGTTGATGGCGCCCTGGTGGATGACCTCGCACCGTGGGCCGACAGCGTGCGCACGGTAGCGCGCGAACTACGGGTACCGCTGGTCGATCTGCACGCGCGCAGCCGCGCGCTGGTACAGGCGCTGGGGCCGGTGCCGGCGATGCAGCTGGCGCAGGCGCTGGCCACCCAGGCGCAGGTGGCCAGCGCATTGGACGGCACCACGGTTGGCGCCAGCCCGGTACAGGCCGGCGCCACGGCAGCGGCACAGAACGCAGCGCTGGAACCGATGGGACAGGCCAAGCGGGCCTTTGATTACACCCACCTGGGTGACGCAGGTGCACAGGTGTTCGCCACTCTGGTGGCGACCGAACTGGCCCGCGAGGTGCCGGAACTGCGTGCAGTGCTGCTGCCATGA
- a CDS encoding carboxylesterase family protein, giving the protein MNAAPDDLQRRRFLRDSARWALATATVAALPSALAAPGPRDDTQVLARVRGGRVRGQREQGVLVFRGLRYGADTAGYRFQPPRREAPWHGIADALDHGAAAPQGGAEGPGSEDCLFLNVWTPALDARARRPVLVYIHGGGFNNGSGSDPLYDGGALCRRGDVVVVTLNHRLNTFGYLYLGALGDPRYAMSGNVGQLDLVQALQWVREHAATFGGDPGNITVFGQSGGGAKIATLMAMPAARGLFQRAWTMSGQQVTAAGPRAAAQRAAVAMDAVRAPDLATLLRLPMADLLAATRARDPSRVEDTALYFGPVLDEVVLPVHPFWPQAPAQSAAIPMVIGNTHDETRAFLGNDPANFALDWTTLPAQLEKQQFVDLLPSVVIEHYRRLYPHYTPSEVFFAATTAGRSWRGAVEELEARARQPATAAPTWAYQLDWPSPVDDGRLRAFHTLDIPLVFDNAGLPTARTGGGEAARAVAAVMSDALIAFARHGDPNHGGLAEWAPYTLPQRRTMLFDVRSRAADDPRGGERELYQRVPFLQRGTA; this is encoded by the coding sequence ATGAACGCTGCGCCGGACGATCTGCAGCGCCGCCGCTTCCTGCGCGACAGCGCGCGCTGGGCACTGGCCACGGCCACCGTGGCGGCTCTGCCCTCGGCGCTGGCGGCCCCCGGGCCGCGCGATGACACCCAGGTGCTGGCGCGGGTCCGCGGTGGTCGCGTGCGCGGCCAGCGCGAACAGGGCGTGCTGGTGTTCCGTGGACTGCGCTATGGCGCGGATACAGCCGGCTACCGTTTCCAGCCACCGCGGCGCGAGGCCCCTTGGCACGGGATCGCCGACGCGCTGGACCATGGCGCCGCCGCACCGCAGGGCGGGGCGGAGGGGCCCGGCAGCGAGGACTGCCTGTTCCTCAACGTATGGACGCCGGCACTGGATGCGCGTGCGCGCCGGCCGGTGCTGGTCTACATCCACGGCGGCGGCTTCAACAACGGCTCCGGCAGCGATCCGCTCTACGACGGCGGCGCGCTGTGCCGGCGCGGCGATGTGGTGGTGGTCACCCTCAACCACCGTTTGAACACCTTCGGCTATCTGTACCTGGGCGCGCTGGGTGACCCGCGCTATGCGATGTCCGGCAATGTCGGCCAGCTGGACCTGGTGCAGGCGCTGCAATGGGTGCGCGAACATGCCGCAACGTTCGGCGGCGATCCCGGCAACATCACCGTGTTCGGCCAGTCCGGCGGCGGCGCCAAGATCGCCACGCTGATGGCGATGCCGGCGGCACGCGGCCTGTTCCAGCGCGCATGGACGATGAGCGGTCAGCAGGTCACCGCCGCCGGCCCGCGCGCGGCGGCACAGCGTGCGGCGGTGGCGATGGACGCCGTTCGTGCACCGGACCTGGCCACGCTGCTGCGCCTGCCCATGGCCGACCTGCTGGCGGCCACCCGCGCCCGCGATCCCTCGCGGGTGGAGGACACCGCGCTGTACTTCGGGCCGGTGCTGGACGAAGTCGTACTGCCGGTACATCCGTTCTGGCCACAGGCCCCTGCACAGTCAGCAGCCATCCCGATGGTGATCGGCAACACCCACGATGAAACCCGGGCGTTCCTCGGCAACGACCCCGCCAACTTCGCGCTGGACTGGACCACCCTGCCGGCACAACTGGAAAAACAGCAGTTCGTTGACCTGCTGCCGTCGGTGGTGATCGAGCACTACCGTCGGCTGTATCCGCACTACACGCCATCGGAGGTATTTTTCGCGGCCACCACGGCCGGGCGATCCTGGCGCGGTGCAGTGGAAGAGCTGGAAGCGCGCGCGCGGCAGCCCGCCACGGCAGCACCCACCTGGGCCTACCAGCTCGACTGGCCTTCGCCGGTGGACGATGGGCGCCTGCGCGCCTTCCATACCCTGGATATTCCGCTGGTGTTCGACAACGCCGGCCTGCCCACGGCGCGCACCGGGGGCGGCGAGGCGGCACGCGCCGTGGCGGCCGTCATGAGCGATGCGTTGATCGCCTTCGCCCGCCACGGCGATCCCAACCACGGCGGGCTGGCGGAGTGGGCGCCATACACCCTGCCGCAGCGCCGCACGATGCTGTTCGACGTGCGCAGCCGCGCCGCCGACGACCCGCGCGGCGGTGAGCGTGAGCTCTACCAGCGCGTTCCCTTCCTGCAACGAGGTACCGCCTGA
- a CDS encoding 2-keto-4-pentenoate hydratase yields MSNEHGTHGQTPPPDDAAAIAQAFTTARRAGQSLAAFPGDIPDTLVAAYQVQDLAIAAWDDQVVGWKVGYIAAERRDVSADDRLLGPVFSRQLKNATGGTTDIPVFVGGFAAVEAEYVLELLEDAPAGQLHWSPEQAEALPARLYIGVEVASSPLATINELGPRVVVSDFGNNNGLVLGPEIVDWTARDETSLRAETLIEGEVVGTGGATRLPGGLRAAYAFALSRSALRGRPLRKGDLIATGNATGIHDITAGQTALVRFAGFGDIACRAVPAG; encoded by the coding sequence TTGAGCAACGAACACGGCACACATGGGCAGACGCCGCCGCCGGACGATGCGGCCGCGATCGCCCAGGCCTTCACCACCGCCCGCCGCGCCGGGCAGTCACTGGCCGCATTCCCGGGCGACATCCCGGACACCCTGGTCGCCGCCTACCAGGTGCAGGACCTGGCGATCGCTGCCTGGGATGACCAGGTGGTCGGCTGGAAGGTGGGGTACATCGCCGCCGAGCGCCGTGACGTGTCCGCGGATGACCGCCTGCTGGGCCCGGTTTTTTCCCGTCAGCTGAAAAATGCTACCGGTGGAACAACCGACATTCCGGTGTTCGTCGGCGGCTTTGCCGCGGTCGAAGCGGAGTACGTGCTGGAGCTGTTGGAGGACGCTCCCGCCGGACAACTGCACTGGTCGCCGGAACAGGCCGAGGCCCTGCCCGCACGCCTGTACATCGGCGTGGAAGTGGCCAGCAGCCCGCTGGCCACCATCAACGAACTCGGTCCACGCGTGGTGGTGTCCGACTTCGGCAACAACAACGGCCTGGTGCTGGGGCCGGAGATCGTCGACTGGACCGCACGCGATGAAACCTCGCTGCGCGCCGAGACGCTGATCGAAGGCGAAGTGGTCGGCACCGGCGGCGCCACCCGCCTGCCCGGCGGCCTGCGCGCTGCGTACGCCTTCGCGCTGTCCCGTTCGGCCCTGCGTGGCCGGCCGTTGCGCAAGGGCGACCTGATCGCGACCGGCAACGCCACCGGTATCCATGACATCACCGCCGGGCAGACCGCGCTGGTGCGTTTCGCCGGCTTCGGCGACATTGCCTGCCGGGCCGTGCCAGCGGGATGA
- a CDS encoding alpha/beta hydrolase has product MRLRPVVLLLSGLLLALPLISPAAPLRDNERPGQELAGEQIALWPAGQVPGEQGPARPARVVERSRDPAHPDRYVDQIDAPYLLVHVPAQPNGRALLVIPGGGYQRVVIDKEDSALLPEWVDRAGYTLFVLRYRLPQPGRDRQAALADAQRALRVVRDQAARRGLDADSVSVMGFSAGGHVAARLATGFDAQVYPARDSIDRLSARPARAVLVYPVIDMGAHAHSGSRGRLLGDHPDPALAAQYSMQQQVRADMPPTLLVHANDDRVVSVHNSERMAAALADAGVEHELHLFAHGGHGFGMRVPAGSTLALWPLLAEAWLAAKEKGAEMGSEPLSGGEGIRPQGSR; this is encoded by the coding sequence ATGCGTCTGCGTCCTGTCGTGCTGTTGTTGTCCGGGCTGTTGCTGGCCCTGCCGCTGATCTCCCCCGCCGCGCCGCTGCGCGACAACGAACGCCCCGGGCAGGAGTTGGCCGGCGAGCAGATCGCCCTGTGGCCCGCCGGCCAGGTCCCCGGCGAGCAGGGCCCGGCACGGCCGGCACGGGTGGTCGAGCGCAGCCGTGACCCGGCCCACCCTGACCGCTATGTCGACCAGATCGATGCGCCCTATCTGCTGGTGCATGTACCGGCGCAGCCGAACGGGCGCGCCCTGCTGGTGATTCCCGGTGGTGGCTACCAGCGCGTGGTGATCGACAAGGAAGACAGTGCACTGTTGCCGGAATGGGTGGACCGTGCCGGCTACACCCTGTTCGTGCTGCGCTACCGCCTGCCGCAGCCCGGCCGCGACCGCCAGGCGGCGCTGGCCGATGCCCAGCGCGCGCTGCGGGTCGTGCGCGACCAGGCTGCACGGCGCGGCCTGGATGCCGACAGCGTATCGGTGATGGGCTTTTCCGCGGGCGGCCATGTGGCCGCGCGGTTGGCCACCGGCTTCGATGCGCAGGTGTACCCGGCGCGCGACAGCATCGACCGCCTGAGTGCACGCCCGGCGCGCGCGGTGCTGGTCTATCCGGTCATCGACATGGGCGCGCATGCGCACAGCGGCTCACGCGGGCGGCTGCTCGGCGACCATCCGGACCCGGCGCTGGCAGCACAGTATTCGATGCAGCAGCAGGTACGCGCGGACATGCCGCCGACGCTGCTGGTGCACGCCAACGATGACCGCGTGGTGAGCGTGCACAACAGCGAACGGATGGCAGCGGCCCTGGCCGACGCCGGGGTCGAGCACGAACTGCATCTGTTCGCCCACGGCGGGCATGGCTTCGGCATGCGCGTGCCGGCGGGTTCTACGCTGGCGCTGTGGCCGCTGCTGGCGGAGGCGTGGCTGGCGGCTAAGGAGAAGGGGGCGGAGATGGGGTCAGAGCCCCTCTCCGGTGGAGAGGGGATCCGACCCCAGGGTAGCCGATGA
- a CDS encoding cysteine dioxygenase family protein — protein sequence MGATFTSLPFTGRERLLAAIDGAVCLADPPLITQALQKVLREAIIDPLIELPPCVRRPVDGHYARRELHRSPTLGYSVIAMCWGPGQGTPLHDHDAMWCVEGVWQGELIVTPYALLERRGERHRFAAQEALYGYRGSAGSLIPPHEYHTLRNASEVDVAVSVHVYQGVMERSAVFDPQGDGWYQRRVKLMETDAA from the coding sequence ATGGGAGCGACATTCACATCACTGCCGTTCACGGGCCGGGAACGCCTGCTGGCGGCCATCGACGGCGCGGTCTGCCTGGCCGATCCGCCACTGATCACCCAGGCCCTGCAGAAGGTGCTGCGCGAAGCCATCATCGATCCACTCATCGAGCTGCCGCCGTGCGTGCGTCGCCCGGTGGACGGTCATTACGCCCGCCGCGAACTGCACCGCAGCCCGACGCTGGGCTACAGCGTCATTGCCATGTGCTGGGGGCCGGGGCAGGGCACGCCGCTGCATGACCACGATGCGATGTGGTGCGTGGAAGGCGTCTGGCAGGGGGAACTGATCGTCACCCCGTACGCGCTGCTGGAGCGTCGTGGTGAACGCCACCGCTTCGCCGCGCAGGAAGCGCTGTACGGCTACCGCGGCAGTGCCGGCAGCCTGATCCCGCCGCACGAGTACCACACGCTGCGCAACGCCAGCGAGGTGGACGTGGCGGTGTCGGTGCACGTGTACCAGGGCGTGATGGAACGCAGTGCGGTGTTCGACCCGCAGGGCGATGGTTGGTACCAGCGCCGGGTGAAGCTGATGGAGACCGACGCGGCGTGA
- a CDS encoding LamG-like jellyroll fold domain-containing protein, with product MQRTASVLPRPRRRLLVAALSMAAALPALAAPSPTLLFHVDANQGLTAITAQGEAVPNFRDKAAVVDDGARGKAIQWEDDGVLAWDAPGNILAQRGTLAFDWRPRYAVGEAPFVIFRVGYADHSSWDMAWLRIDWNGHGFDAFVTDANLARTRVSFRMDTPPRPDQWLHLAFAWDEDQGVRLSVDGREVARAQATGDYDAALDQLGLAGRVMAPYQVQSRYNFLRGSDFQHIRVYDRMLDGPAVQALAGGRAPASAVAPATDERAWRHRFGWEGAAPPALASAGTRIRKIEFADTRDLKAWMWKATDGIAETTWPGVYNRSRLPGRNDYFQLPDWNTYVESGQHLDLSLPAGETVNRMEIRGAAFGTLAHGPDAAHATQVLATRPRGVVRSVQDIPAQQGGVLRFSNVEQETPIQEIWAYNVSEGAEPEGTVKQTYVIDSQALPDYTNLDALRQYIEGRFPAAERSTVMALPKGAGSRRRGADSLPAQPRPIVHVLIPSGVGDAPANQPLIRSWAYSWENMHDGLDGVAIDLPALDLPATHDGLIPLNIRIKDPIWPARDMIDVSVSVQPGQKRTLWLDLRDRILTPDSLWLSIASAAPGFDAAALDGAQIRLVFKPRADALKEHVADRFNQVRDNWGFLVEEHTTSKRQRLYARVYADLSDLLRVDPDHELGRLYWNYISYNSQGRPPYTAPAVPKGVPAWAFNQVQDLAQVRQFVDWWIDERQVAYGDFGGGISDDSDLTQQWPGLALMGVQPDRLKASLTALSDAVYRNGMFSNGLSTIETDELHSYEEGINTNSAMLYLNWGDPLTLERLMETVKAFDERIILRNPQGNLLFSSNWFGGNKVYREPNWQWQKPYSFPVLHPAFLLGQYNADPTGRKLVIGLADGYLAHAGTDEKGRFTLPNEINWATGATRGGELNNGSGSGDIMHTFWAAWRWTGDAKYLQALDYRVARGGPGALANLGENYVEVLGRQQDWYPTLTAEADAGKTGFASLMAWQASGDTKYIDALHADGRQAKVQRAYMNTEGHWWSDRVEAPSEFLQRARLGGIALKRNQSWPGHTVSWRFDRDGAAEQVALLVHAPSRERFTVTSYNLGARAIGADMTGWNVASGTWRVRSGVDADGDGRIDGTPAERTVQLETSVSVPMQFRPGRTEVFEFERIAAGSPVETRADLGIGRGDVRVDGRQVHVTVHSLGHAGSGVGVAVLEDARGRELARTEVPAMAAPSDLQPKTVGVSLPLPAGDRSGLRVRVALADGGEEVTRLNNVADVPR from the coding sequence GGCGGCGGTGGTTGATGACGGTGCACGCGGCAAGGCCATCCAGTGGGAAGACGATGGTGTGCTGGCCTGGGATGCACCGGGCAACATCCTGGCCCAGCGCGGCACCCTGGCCTTCGACTGGCGGCCGCGCTATGCGGTGGGCGAAGCGCCGTTCGTGATCTTCCGCGTCGGCTATGCCGACCACAGCAGCTGGGACATGGCGTGGCTGCGCATCGACTGGAACGGCCACGGTTTCGATGCCTTCGTCACCGATGCCAACCTGGCACGTACCCGTGTGTCGTTCCGCATGGACACGCCGCCGCGGCCGGACCAGTGGCTGCACCTGGCCTTTGCCTGGGACGAGGACCAGGGCGTGCGCCTGTCCGTCGATGGCCGCGAAGTGGCGCGCGCGCAGGCCACCGGTGATTACGATGCGGCGCTGGACCAGCTCGGCCTGGCCGGGCGGGTGATGGCGCCCTACCAGGTGCAGAGCCGCTACAACTTCCTGCGCGGCAGCGATTTCCAGCACATCCGCGTGTACGACCGCATGCTGGATGGGCCTGCGGTACAGGCACTGGCAGGCGGCAGGGCTCCGGCCAGTGCAGTGGCCCCGGCCACCGACGAGCGCGCCTGGCGTCATCGTTTCGGCTGGGAAGGCGCGGCACCGCCGGCCCTGGCATCGGCTGGCACGCGCATCCGCAAGATCGAGTTCGCCGACACCCGCGACCTGAAGGCGTGGATGTGGAAGGCCACCGATGGTATCGCCGAAACCACCTGGCCCGGCGTCTACAACCGCTCGCGCCTGCCCGGACGCAACGATTACTTCCAGCTGCCCGACTGGAACACCTATGTGGAAAGCGGCCAGCACCTGGACCTGAGCCTGCCGGCCGGCGAGACGGTGAACCGCATGGAGATCCGTGGTGCGGCCTTCGGCACCCTGGCGCACGGGCCCGATGCCGCGCACGCCACCCAGGTGCTGGCCACCCGCCCGCGCGGGGTGGTACGCAGCGTGCAGGACATTCCAGCGCAGCAGGGCGGCGTGCTGCGTTTCAGCAATGTCGAACAGGAAACGCCGATCCAGGAGATCTGGGCCTACAACGTGAGCGAAGGCGCCGAGCCGGAGGGCACGGTGAAGCAGACCTACGTGATCGACAGCCAGGCGCTGCCCGACTACACCAACCTCGATGCACTGCGGCAGTACATAGAGGGCCGCTTCCCGGCCGCCGAGCGCAGCACGGTGATGGCCCTGCCCAAGGGCGCAGGCTCGCGCCGCCGTGGCGCCGACAGCCTGCCCGCGCAGCCGCGGCCGATCGTGCACGTGCTGATTCCTTCAGGCGTGGGCGACGCACCGGCCAACCAGCCGTTGATCCGCAGCTGGGCCTACAGCTGGGAGAACATGCATGACGGCCTGGATGGTGTGGCCATCGACCTTCCCGCGCTGGACCTGCCGGCCACGCACGATGGCCTGATCCCGCTGAACATCCGCATCAAGGATCCTATCTGGCCGGCACGCGACATGATCGATGTCTCGGTGTCGGTGCAGCCGGGGCAGAAGCGCACGCTGTGGCTGGATCTGCGCGACCGCATCCTTACCCCGGACAGCCTGTGGCTGAGCATCGCCTCGGCCGCGCCGGGCTTCGACGCCGCCGCGCTGGACGGCGCGCAGATCCGCCTGGTGTTCAAGCCACGCGCCGACGCGCTGAAGGAACACGTCGCCGACCGCTTCAACCAGGTGCGCGACAACTGGGGTTTCCTGGTGGAAGAGCACACCACCTCCAAGCGCCAGCGCCTGTATGCGCGCGTGTATGCCGACCTCAGCGACCTGCTGCGGGTGGACCCGGACCACGAGCTGGGCCGCCTGTACTGGAACTACATCAGCTACAACAGCCAGGGCCGCCCGCCCTATACCGCACCTGCCGTGCCCAAGGGCGTGCCGGCGTGGGCGTTCAACCAGGTGCAGGACCTGGCCCAGGTGCGGCAGTTCGTCGACTGGTGGATCGACGAGCGCCAGGTGGCCTATGGCGATTTCGGTGGCGGCATCTCCGATGATTCCGACCTGACCCAGCAGTGGCCGGGCCTGGCGCTGATGGGTGTGCAGCCGGATCGGCTGAAGGCTTCGCTGACCGCCTTGTCCGATGCGGTGTACCGCAATGGCATGTTCAGCAACGGCCTGAGCACCATCGAGACCGACGAGCTGCATTCCTACGAGGAAGGCATCAACACCAACAGCGCCATGCTCTACCTCAACTGGGGCGACCCGCTGACGCTGGAGCGCCTGATGGAAACGGTGAAGGCCTTCGACGAGCGCATCATCCTGCGCAACCCGCAGGGCAACCTGCTGTTTTCCAGCAACTGGTTCGGCGGCAACAAGGTCTACCGCGAGCCGAACTGGCAGTGGCAGAAGCCTTACTCCTTCCCGGTGCTGCACCCGGCGTTCCTGCTGGGCCAGTACAACGCCGATCCGACCGGCCGCAAGCTGGTGATCGGCCTGGCCGACGGCTACCTGGCCCATGCGGGCACCGATGAGAAGGGCCGCTTCACTCTGCCCAACGAAATCAACTGGGCCACCGGCGCCACCCGCGGCGGCGAGTTGAACAACGGTTCGGGCAGCGGCGACATCATGCATACGTTCTGGGCCGCGTGGCGCTGGACCGGCGATGCGAAGTACCTGCAGGCGCTGGACTATCGTGTGGCGCGTGGCGGGCCAGGCGCGCTGGCCAACCTGGGCGAGAACTATGTCGAAGTGCTTGGCAGGCAGCAGGACTGGTACCCGACCCTGACCGCCGAGGCCGATGCCGGAAAGACCGGCTTCGCCAGCCTGATGGCCTGGCAGGCCAGCGGCGATACGAAGTACATCGATGCGCTGCACGCCGATGGCCGGCAGGCCAAGGTGCAGCGCGCCTACATGAACACCGAAGGCCACTGGTGGTCCGACCGCGTGGAAGCGCCCAGCGAGTTCCTGCAGCGTGCCCGCCTGGGCGGCATCGCGCTGAAGCGCAACCAGAGCTGGCCCGGTCATACCGTCAGCTGGCGTTTCGACCGCGATGGCGCCGCCGAACAGGTGGCCCTGCTGGTGCACGCGCCCTCGCGCGAACGCTTCACCGTCACCAGCTACAACCTGGGTGCCCGCGCGATCGGTGCCGACATGACCGGCTGGAATGTGGCCAGCGGCACCTGGCGCGTGCGCAGCGGCGTGGATGCCGATGGTGATGGCCGGATCGACGGCACACCGGCCGAACGCACCGTGCAGCTGGAAACCAGCGTGTCGGTGCCGATGCAGTTCCGCCCGGGGCGTACCGAGGTGTTCGAGTTCGAGCGCATCGCGGCCGGTAGCCCGGTGGAGACCCGTGCGGACCTGGGCATCGGCCGCGGCGATGTGCGTGTGGACGGGCGCCAGGTGCATGTGACCGTGCACAGCCTGGGCCACGCCGGCAGTGGCGTGGGCGTGGCCGTGCTGGAAGACGCGCGTGGCCGCGAGCTTGCCCGCACCGAAGTGCCGGCCATGGCCGCACCGAGCGATCTGCAGCCGAAGACGGTGGGGGTGTCGCTGCCACTGCCGGCCGGTGACCGCAGCGGACTGCGCGTGCGCGTGGCGCTGGCCGACGGCGGTGAGGAAGTGACCCGGTTGAACAACGTGGCCGACGTGCCGCGTTGA